In a genomic window of Bradyrhizobium sp. LLZ17:
- a CDS encoding Crp/Fnr family transcriptional regulator — protein sequence MQAGFAFSKLADRLSSLTDLTAEDLDLLAEMPSTIVHVGAHQTVVRHHSETDHCCLLLQGYLCWHVAAGQDGQITAIYVPGDVPDLHTLYHPSVGANLVTLGSAIIALVPHDFFRELSANSPAMSRALLLMMLADLAIQRNWTVNLGSRDALCRVAHLVCEIRERLHGVGLARDFSFSSPFTQSDLAAACGISPVHANRTIQELRRRNLLQWHGKTMTITDWPGLVRLAGFDSAYLRTRPHDSAARAPQLTPVSMGVELA from the coding sequence ATGCAAGCAGGGTTCGCCTTCTCCAAATTGGCAGACAGACTGTCGAGCCTCACCGATCTAACCGCTGAGGACCTCGACCTGCTCGCGGAGATGCCAAGCACCATCGTGCACGTTGGCGCTCATCAGACTGTCGTGCGACACCACAGCGAGACCGACCATTGTTGCCTTCTGCTGCAGGGCTATCTTTGCTGGCACGTCGCGGCGGGACAGGACGGGCAGATCACGGCGATATACGTGCCCGGTGACGTTCCCGATCTGCACACGCTTTACCATCCTTCGGTCGGGGCCAATCTGGTCACGCTCGGATCCGCCATCATCGCGCTGGTGCCTCACGACTTCTTTCGCGAGCTGTCCGCGAATTCGCCCGCGATGTCCCGGGCGCTGCTTCTGATGATGCTGGCCGATCTCGCCATCCAACGAAACTGGACGGTGAATCTGGGCAGCCGTGACGCCCTCTGCCGCGTCGCGCACCTTGTTTGCGAAATCAGGGAGCGCCTCCACGGCGTCGGTCTGGCGAGAGACTTCAGCTTTTCGTCTCCCTTCACGCAATCGGACCTGGCGGCCGCGTGCGGCATCTCCCCGGTCCACGCAAATCGGACGATTCAGGAGTTGCGTCGGCGCAACCTCCTGCAATGGCATGGAAAGACCATGACGATCACGGACTGGCCGGGGCTTGTCCGGCTTGCAGGCTTCGATTCCGCCTATCTGCGAACCCGTCCTCACGACAGCGCGGCGCGAGCACCGCAGCTCACACCAGTCTCGATGGGCGTCGAGCTCGCCTGA
- a CDS encoding zinc-dependent alcohol dehydrogenase: MKALVWHGKEDIRCDTVTDPEIQDPRDAIIKVTSCAICGSDLHLFHNFIPGMLPGDIMGHETMGEVVEVGSGVDGKLKKGDRIVVPFTIICGECDQCKRGNFSVCETTNRKRQLGDKVFGHTTAGLFGYTHLTGGYPGGQAEYLRVPFADATHIKVPDGIPDEQVLFLSDIFPTGWQAAVHCDIEPTDTVAIWGCGPVGQMAIRSAILLGANQVIAIDCIPERLSMAEAGGATTINFETESVLERIKELTDGRGPEKCIDAAGMESHVMASQPDTLLDRAKQMVMLESDRPHVLREMIYVCRPGGIISVAGVYSGFSDKIPMGAFMNKGLTMRTGQTHVNRWTDDLLRRIEQGEIDPSFVITHTVPLEQGPEMYQVFRDKRDSCVKVVLKP, translated from the coding sequence ATGAAAGCGCTCGTCTGGCACGGCAAGGAGGACATTCGCTGCGACACCGTGACCGATCCGGAGATTCAGGATCCGCGTGACGCCATCATCAAGGTTACAAGTTGCGCCATCTGCGGCTCGGACCTGCACCTGTTCCACAACTTCATCCCGGGCATGCTGCCTGGCGACATCATGGGACACGAGACCATGGGAGAAGTCGTCGAGGTCGGCTCCGGCGTGGACGGCAAGCTCAAGAAGGGCGATCGCATCGTCGTGCCCTTCACCATCATTTGCGGCGAATGCGATCAATGCAAGCGCGGCAATTTCTCCGTGTGCGAGACCACCAACCGCAAGCGGCAGCTCGGCGACAAGGTGTTCGGACACACCACCGCCGGACTGTTCGGTTACACGCATCTGACCGGCGGCTATCCGGGCGGCCAGGCCGAATATCTGCGCGTGCCATTTGCCGATGCCACGCACATCAAGGTTCCCGACGGCATTCCGGACGAGCAGGTGCTGTTTCTCAGCGACATCTTCCCGACCGGCTGGCAGGCCGCGGTTCATTGCGACATAGAGCCCACCGACACCGTTGCGATCTGGGGCTGCGGCCCGGTCGGCCAGATGGCGATCCGCAGTGCGATCCTGCTCGGTGCCAATCAGGTCATCGCCATCGACTGCATCCCGGAACGCCTCAGCATGGCGGAAGCCGGCGGCGCCACCACGATCAACTTCGAGACCGAAAGCGTTCTCGAGCGGATCAAGGAGCTGACAGACGGCAGGGGTCCGGAAAAATGTATCGATGCGGCCGGCATGGAATCGCATGTGATGGCCTCGCAGCCGGATACGTTGCTCGATCGCGCCAAGCAGATGGTGATGCTCGAAAGCGATCGCCCGCATGTGCTGCGTGAGATGATCTATGTCTGCCGTCCCGGCGGCATCATCTCCGTCGCGGGTGTCTACAGCGGCTTCTCCGACAAGATTCCGATGGGCGCCTTCATGAACAAGGGATTGACGATGCGAACGGGACAGACGCACGTCAACCGCTGGACCGACGACCTGCTTCGGCGGATCGAGCAAGGCGAGATCGATCCGTCTTTCGTGATCACGCACACCGTCCCCCTGGAGCAGGGCCCGGAGATGTACCAGGTGTTTCGCGACAAGCGGGACTCCTGCGTCAAGGTCGTGTTGAAGCCCTGA
- a CDS encoding SDR family NAD(P)-dependent oxidoreductase yields the protein MPANQFAVVTGASTGIGLELAKCCAKAGFDLVIAADEPAIQGAADELRGLGAKVESVQADLSTTGGIDKLCGVVGNRPVDALLANAGVGLGKAFLDQEFDRVRRVIDTNITGTLYLIHRAGNEMLRRKNGRILITGSVAGFTPGSFQAVYNGTKAFLDSFSFALREELRDSGVTVTCLMPGATETEFFRRADMMDTKVGTEEKDDPADVAKAGFEAMMSGESDIVTGLKNKLQTTVANVTPNELLAKQHRKMAEPGTAKS from the coding sequence ATGCCAGCCAATCAGTTTGCCGTCGTCACCGGAGCTTCCACCGGCATCGGTCTGGAACTCGCGAAATGCTGTGCCAAGGCCGGCTTCGATCTCGTGATCGCGGCCGACGAACCGGCGATCCAGGGAGCCGCCGATGAGCTCCGCGGTCTCGGCGCCAAAGTTGAATCCGTCCAGGCTGATCTTTCAACGACCGGCGGCATCGACAAGCTCTGTGGCGTGGTGGGTAACCGGCCGGTCGATGCACTGCTCGCCAACGCCGGTGTGGGTCTCGGCAAGGCGTTCCTCGATCAGGAGTTCGATCGCGTCCGGCGCGTGATCGATACGAACATCACCGGGACGCTTTACCTGATCCATCGTGCGGGTAACGAGATGCTTCGGCGCAAGAACGGACGCATCCTGATTACCGGCTCGGTCGCGGGATTCACGCCCGGCAGTTTCCAGGCGGTCTACAACGGGACCAAAGCGTTCCTGGACTCGTTTTCGTTCGCGCTTCGGGAGGAGCTGCGCGATTCCGGCGTCACCGTCACCTGCCTGATGCCCGGCGCGACCGAGACCGAGTTTTTCCGCCGGGCCGATATGATGGACACCAAGGTCGGGACTGAGGAAAAGGACGACCCTGCCGATGTCGCGAAGGCGGGTTTCGAGGCGATGATGAGCGGAGAATCCGACATCGTGACCGGCCTCAAGAACAAGCTCCAGACGACCGTCGCCAATGTCACGCCAAACGAGCTGCTCGCCAAGCAGCACCGCAAGATGGCCGAGCCCGGCACCGCGAAGTCCTAG
- a CDS encoding DUF3072 domain-containing protein, which produces MADNTEKDPSEWVSGDDPMTGAQASYLKTLSEQANQPDPTENQLTKAQASELIDKLRAEAGLEK; this is translated from the coding sequence ATGGCAGACAACACCGAGAAGGACCCGAGCGAGTGGGTGTCCGGCGATGATCCGATGACCGGCGCACAAGCCTCCTACCTCAAGACTCTTAGTGAACAGGCCAACCAGCCGGACCCGACCGAGAACCAGCTCACCAAGGCGCAAGCCTCGGAGCTGATCGACAAGTTGCGCGCCGAAGCGGGGCTGGAGAAATGA
- a CDS encoding NAD(P)/FAD-dependent oxidoreductase — protein MTGLDETSAAMPLDCLVIGGGPAGLMAAIYLARFRRRVCVVDAGASRAGLIPRSHNVPGFAHGLSGSELLARMSAQLAELGVARVSSEVSDLAPGPDGFRAAWAGGEADTRAIVLACGIVDNHPPFEQWRTAVADGLLRYCPVCDAYEAIDRRIGVVGPPAHAASKALFLRGYSRDVTLLATERADADARARLAAAGVEIVEAADMQLKRRGRRLEACFNGGDSAEFDVVYPAMGAEVRSALAVSLGAEHTSDGYLRIDDHQRTSVAGLYGIGDVVTDLHQISVAFGHAAVAACAINNSLPRRLV, from the coding sequence ATGACGGGTCTCGATGAAACAAGCGCGGCGATGCCGCTTGATTGCCTGGTCATCGGCGGCGGGCCGGCCGGCTTAATGGCTGCGATCTATCTCGCACGCTTTCGGCGCCGCGTATGCGTCGTCGACGCCGGTGCAAGCCGCGCTGGCCTCATTCCGCGAAGCCATAATGTTCCCGGCTTTGCGCACGGCCTGTCCGGCAGCGAGTTGCTTGCACGGATGTCGGCGCAATTGGCCGAGCTTGGGGTGGCGCGAGTGAGCTCCGAGGTCAGCGATCTCGCGCCGGGCCCGGATGGGTTTCGCGCCGCATGGGCCGGAGGCGAGGCCGACACCAGGGCCATCGTGCTCGCCTGCGGGATCGTGGATAACCATCCGCCGTTCGAGCAATGGCGGACCGCGGTCGCGGACGGTCTTCTGCGCTACTGCCCGGTTTGCGACGCGTATGAAGCGATCGACCGCCGCATCGGTGTCGTCGGTCCGCCGGCTCACGCCGCAAGCAAGGCTCTGTTCCTGCGCGGTTACTCGCGCGACGTGACCCTGCTAGCGACCGAGCGTGCCGATGCCGACGCAAGAGCGCGACTGGCCGCGGCCGGGGTGGAGATCGTGGAGGCCGCCGATATGCAATTGAAGCGCCGGGGTCGCAGGCTCGAAGCCTGCTTCAACGGAGGCGACAGCGCGGAATTCGATGTCGTCTACCCCGCGATGGGAGCCGAGGTGCGCTCAGCGCTGGCGGTCTCGCTGGGCGCGGAACATACGTCGGATGGATATCTCAGGATCGATGATCATCAGCGCACGTCTGTCGCCGGCCTGTATGGCATCGGGGACGTGGTGACTGACCTGCATCAGATCTCCGTCGCGTTCGGCCACGCGGCGGTGGCTGCCTGTGCGATCAACAACAGCCTGCCACGACGTCTGGTGTAA
- a CDS encoding response regulator has product MEDDYLLAQVLTDFLEQADFHVVGPVGSLEEALALVENEPGSFDGAILDINLHGSNSYPVADALVARSIPFLFATGYGRDALEGRYRDHPRCEKPFDQATLLSVFGALFNNRAA; this is encoded by the coding sequence GTGGAGGACGACTATTTGCTCGCTCAGGTTCTGACCGACTTCCTGGAGCAAGCGGACTTCCACGTCGTCGGTCCGGTCGGTTCACTGGAGGAAGCACTTGCCTTGGTCGAGAACGAGCCCGGCAGCTTCGACGGCGCCATCCTCGACATCAATCTGCATGGCAGCAACTCCTATCCGGTCGCCGATGCGCTTGTCGCGCGCTCCATTCCATTCCTGTTTGCGACCGGATACGGCCGGGATGCGCTCGAGGGTCGCTACCGGGATCATCCGCGATGTGAAAAGCCGTTCGACCAAGCCACTCTGCTTTCAGTGTTTGGTGCATTGTTCAACAATCGCGCGGCTTAA
- a CDS encoding sensor histidine kinase — MIEEYETALEELKSSNEELVSVNEEMQSTNEELEASKEELQSVNEELHTVNAELNGKVDALDRANNDLQNLFESTDVATVFLDRNLVIRSFTPAVTKVFNILPTDKGRPITDLSSKLSLAGFADDIAKVFASAEPIERRVGGEGQGPHYLVRLAPYRDGGHKIEGLIVTFIDVTSLTRSEARQRVLIAELQHRTRNLLSVVQSLAQQTLGKGGSLEAFLTRLAALGRVQSLVSGSMDDHIDLGDIIRLELQAVGAADERVSVSGPPVALGFELVQTFGLALHELATNAIKYGALRESQGKLEVRWSIQTNGESIPTLLLNWKETGVPKLSKPARKGFGRDLIERALAYTLRAKTKLSFGEDGVLCRIELPLPATDAAARQGALSDG; from the coding sequence ATGATCGAGGAGTACGAAACGGCGCTCGAGGAGCTGAAGTCCTCCAATGAAGAGCTCGTCTCCGTCAATGAGGAAATGCAGTCAACCAATGAGGAACTCGAAGCTTCGAAGGAAGAATTGCAATCGGTCAATGAAGAGCTTCACACCGTCAACGCCGAGCTCAACGGCAAGGTGGACGCGTTGGACCGCGCCAACAACGATCTGCAGAATCTGTTCGAAAGTACCGACGTCGCGACGGTTTTTCTCGATAGAAACCTCGTCATTCGCAGCTTCACCCCGGCGGTCACGAAGGTCTTCAACATACTTCCCACCGATAAGGGACGGCCGATCACGGATCTTTCAAGCAAGCTGAGCCTTGCGGGCTTTGCAGACGACATTGCGAAGGTGTTTGCAAGCGCGGAGCCGATCGAGAGACGGGTCGGTGGCGAAGGACAAGGCCCTCACTATTTGGTGCGGCTGGCTCCCTATCGGGATGGCGGCCACAAGATCGAAGGCTTGATCGTCACGTTCATCGATGTCACCAGCCTGACGCGCTCGGAGGCGCGGCAGCGGGTTCTCATCGCCGAGCTTCAACACCGAACCCGGAACCTGTTGTCCGTTGTGCAGTCACTGGCTCAACAGACCCTCGGCAAGGGCGGTTCGCTGGAAGCTTTCCTGACCAGGCTTGCGGCGCTCGGCCGGGTTCAGAGCCTTGTCAGCGGATCGATGGACGATCACATCGACCTTGGCGATATCATTCGACTTGAATTGCAGGCCGTCGGCGCGGCCGACGAGAGGGTATCGGTGTCCGGCCCGCCGGTCGCCCTCGGATTCGAACTGGTCCAGACCTTCGGACTTGCCCTGCACGAACTTGCGACGAACGCCATCAAGTACGGGGCGCTCAGGGAGAGCCAAGGGAAACTGGAGGTCCGCTGGAGCATTCAGACCAACGGCGAGAGCATTCCGACTCTGCTGCTGAACTGGAAGGAAACCGGAGTCCCGAAGCTCTCGAAGCCGGCGCGCAAGGGCTTTGGACGAGACCTTATCGAGCGGGCGCTCGCGTACACCTTGCGCGCCAAGACCAAGCTTTCGTTCGGCGAGGATGGGGTTCTCTGCCGCATCGAATTGCCGCTCCCGGCGACGGATGCCGCCGCAAGACAGGGAGCATTGAGTGACGGGTGA
- a CDS encoding CheR family methyltransferase produces MTDTADFPIICLGASAGGIEALEGFFRGLPPQPGLALVIVTHLSPDRESLLHEIVSRYTDLPVRVAADAMTVEVDNIYVMPADSILSIENRRLTLRKNNTRRERKPIDIFMSALAVDIGELSGGVILSGGDSDGTLGVKAIKERGGITFAQVGDGFGPQHPDMPDAAISTGLIDFAIPVEDMGTKLVEFVRANHLFEQMVNGVADSADDLTISQALPEIYGILRNQIGHDFSGYKTKTFIRRVQRRMQVTQLTTVEAYVERLRQEPPEVGALFRDLLINVTNFFRDEDAFEALAASVIPKLFEGRGADDTVRIWVPGCATGEEVFSIAILTREHMDQLTAVPRVQIFATDIDDRALSVARAARYPGALLDTVSPERRKRFFVSDGGSYVVSKDVRELCIFSPHSVIRDPPFSRIDLVSCRNLLIYFGADVQNQVIPTFHYALRPEGYLFLGSAENVSQFAELFAPVEKKHRIFRRRADSASPIRLPIALQGLRPGPGTELVARRQPLAGLALRQAVEEQVVEHFAPPHVVVNHDGDVVYYSTRTGKYLEAPAGAPTRQLLTMARKSLRLDLRTLFREAVETGRTAARNGISLDSEEGGVQIVDVTIEPLGNRTAGEPLYLVLFPTRGLCSAGRRR; encoded by the coding sequence GTGACCGACACAGCAGACTTTCCCATCATCTGCCTTGGCGCGTCAGCCGGCGGCATCGAAGCGCTGGAAGGATTCTTTCGCGGCCTGCCTCCACAACCGGGGCTCGCGCTGGTCATCGTGACCCATCTCAGTCCCGACCGGGAAAGTCTCCTTCATGAGATCGTGAGCCGCTATACGGACCTGCCGGTGCGGGTCGCCGCCGACGCCATGACCGTCGAGGTCGACAACATCTATGTGATGCCTGCGGATTCCATCCTTAGTATCGAGAACCGACGGCTGACCCTGCGCAAAAACAATACTCGCCGCGAGCGCAAGCCGATCGACATCTTCATGAGTGCGCTGGCGGTCGATATCGGCGAGCTCTCCGGTGGCGTCATTCTCTCCGGAGGAGATTCCGACGGCACGCTTGGCGTCAAGGCGATCAAGGAGCGCGGCGGGATTACCTTTGCGCAGGTCGGCGACGGCTTCGGCCCCCAGCATCCGGATATGCCGGATGCTGCAATCTCGACCGGCTTGATCGATTTCGCCATTCCGGTCGAGGACATGGGGACGAAGCTGGTCGAGTTTGTCCGGGCCAACCATTTGTTCGAACAGATGGTCAATGGCGTGGCCGACAGCGCAGATGATTTGACGATCAGCCAGGCCCTGCCGGAAATCTACGGGATCCTGCGCAATCAGATTGGCCACGACTTCAGCGGCTACAAGACCAAGACGTTCATCCGCCGCGTCCAGCGCCGCATGCAGGTGACCCAACTCACGACGGTCGAGGCCTATGTGGAGCGGCTGAGGCAGGAGCCTCCCGAAGTCGGCGCCCTGTTCCGCGATCTGTTGATCAACGTCACGAACTTCTTCCGCGACGAAGATGCCTTCGAGGCGCTCGCCGCGTCAGTCATTCCCAAGCTGTTCGAGGGGCGCGGCGCCGACGACACGGTTCGAATCTGGGTCCCGGGGTGCGCCACCGGAGAGGAAGTGTTCTCGATCGCGATCCTGACGCGGGAGCATATGGACCAATTGACCGCCGTACCGCGGGTGCAGATTTTTGCAACCGACATCGACGACCGCGCGCTTTCGGTGGCGCGGGCAGCCCGCTACCCCGGTGCCTTGCTGGATACCGTATCGCCCGAGCGGCGCAAGCGCTTCTTTGTGTCGGATGGCGGCAGCTACGTCGTCTCCAAGGACGTCCGCGAGCTCTGCATCTTTTCGCCGCACAGCGTCATTCGCGATCCGCCTTTCTCGCGCATCGACCTGGTGTCCTGCCGCAACCTGCTGATCTACTTCGGGGCAGACGTGCAGAACCAGGTCATCCCGACCTTCCATTACGCATTGCGTCCGGAAGGCTACCTGTTCCTCGGCTCGGCCGAGAACGTCAGCCAGTTCGCCGAATTGTTTGCGCCGGTCGAGAAGAAACACCGGATTTTTCGTCGGCGGGCCGATTCGGCCTCTCCAATACGCCTTCCCATTGCGCTGCAGGGCCTGCGCCCGGGACCGGGTACGGAGCTCGTGGCGCGGCGGCAGCCGCTCGCCGGCCTTGCCCTGCGCCAGGCGGTGGAGGAGCAGGTCGTCGAGCATTTCGCTCCTCCGCATGTCGTGGTCAATCACGACGGCGACGTCGTCTACTACTCGACACGGACCGGCAAATATCTGGAAGCGCCGGCGGGGGCACCGACGCGGCAGCTGCTGACGATGGCTCGCAAGAGCCTCCGGCTCGACCTGCGAACGCTGTTCCGCGAAGCTGTCGAGACCGGACGAACGGCCGCGCGCAACGGCATCTCGCTGGACAGCGAGGAAGGTGGCGTCCAGATCGTCGATGTGACGATCGAGCCGCTGGGCAACCGGACCGCAGGCGAACCGCTCTACCTGGTTCTTTTTCCGACCAGGGGCCTGTGCTCAGCCGGGAGGAGGCGCTGA
- a CDS encoding type II toxin-antitoxin system ParD family antitoxin: MPSKHTLNVSLTGELCDFISAQVASGRFRTSSEVVRAALRLLERDASQSQPSSWPGLTKRPLTGAKVNGVAARSRSPRS; the protein is encoded by the coding sequence ATGCCCAGCAAGCACACCCTGAACGTGTCCCTCACGGGCGAACTCTGCGACTTCATCTCTGCACAAGTCGCCTCGGGCCGTTTCCGGACATCGAGCGAGGTCGTCAGGGCGGCACTGCGCCTGCTGGAGAGAGACGCTTCGCAATCGCAGCCTTCATCCTGGCCCGGCCTGACCAAGCGACCGCTTACCGGAGCCAAGGTTAACGGCGTTGCCGCACGGTCGCGGAGTCCACGATCGTGA
- a CDS encoding Crp/Fnr family transcriptional regulator translates to MLHRLTIQGRTVGELQQLASERRAMAVSKEGHLRTLLLNEASLLEFYAELRAWMELTPASSAQRGAQMAPTIAAQPIAPNLTPLLTTFALRMVLSVADQQALLSIAQARNFAKGELIVEEGSESAPLLLLCSGAARATRTLEDGSQQIVSIFLPGDPLNPGDFVLGRCGNSISTFSPALVLSIAGAELYPLLEQRPTIMRALWRETSWKAAIQREWLIWLGRKPAEARLAHLLCEIACRSLAGRSGSEDFEFPLTQRELGDILGLSTVHVNRVLQQLRNRRLVDLSRGRLTIVDREGLYEAAEFDPEYLDPVQALDSSDGARS, encoded by the coding sequence ATGCTGCATCGCCTGACCATACAGGGCCGAACTGTCGGCGAGCTTCAACAGCTCGCATCCGAACGGCGGGCCATGGCCGTGTCCAAGGAAGGCCACCTCAGAACACTGCTGCTGAACGAGGCGAGCCTGCTGGAGTTCTATGCCGAATTGCGGGCCTGGATGGAGCTCACCCCAGCATCCTCTGCACAAAGAGGTGCCCAGATGGCGCCCACGATAGCCGCACAACCGATCGCACCCAATCTGACCCCCTTGCTCACGACGTTCGCGCTCCGAATGGTGCTGTCGGTTGCGGATCAGCAGGCGCTGCTTTCGATTGCGCAGGCGCGAAACTTCGCCAAGGGCGAACTGATCGTCGAAGAAGGATCCGAATCCGCCCCCTTGCTCCTGCTGTGCAGCGGCGCGGCTCGCGCCACCCGCACCCTGGAAGACGGCAGCCAGCAGATCGTCTCCATTTTCCTGCCCGGCGATCCTCTCAATCCGGGAGATTTCGTGCTCGGTCGCTGCGGCAATTCGATCAGCACCTTCTCGCCCGCGCTGGTTTTGTCGATTGCAGGCGCCGAATTGTATCCGCTCCTGGAACAGCGACCCACGATCATGCGGGCGCTATGGCGCGAAACGTCGTGGAAGGCGGCGATCCAGCGGGAGTGGCTGATCTGGCTAGGCCGCAAGCCGGCTGAGGCACGCCTAGCTCATCTCCTGTGCGAAATCGCCTGTCGTTCACTGGCCGGCAGGAGCGGCTCCGAGGATTTCGAATTCCCCCTGACGCAGCGTGAACTCGGCGACATTCTGGGGTTGTCGACCGTCCATGTGAACAGGGTCTTGCAACAGCTCCGCAACCGGAGACTGGTCGACCTCAGCCGGGGCCGGCTCACCATCGTCGACAGAGAAGGGCTGTATGAGGCCGCCGAATTCGACCCAGAGTATCTCGACCCGGTGCAGGCGCTGGATTCGAGTGATGGTGCCCGCAGCTAG
- a CDS encoding DUF305 domain-containing protein encodes MVAIGVAFHQWADFSWALVFFGLLGRWTEKLHPAAIAGLAVPWAILTSATEWFVLVPLLPFWQPIFTLQQPYWIGLLVHLSSALLYPLFAWLRWPAGQAPSTSAVRFAQRWAVGAGCVLAMSATLGLADALALPLPLMSGNADDDQQYMRHMTTHHQQGIELAQLAVARAQAPHLRALAALMVASQSGENRIFTRWWDGWFTEPMPVCTSEERVAMAGYLTPSQMAEATKATGREFDAVFVRLMSLHHAGAVEMADAEWHSAGDPRLRLMAHAIRHEQQGEIALMNNVEGIDAVRRAMRNMLANNLEQKARKQPHAQ; translated from the coding sequence GTGGTCGCCATCGGCGTCGCCTTTCATCAATGGGCGGACTTTTCGTGGGCGCTGGTGTTCTTTGGCCTGCTGGGCCGATGGACCGAGAAGCTGCATCCCGCAGCCATCGCCGGCCTGGCCGTGCCCTGGGCCATTTTGACCTCCGCGACCGAATGGTTCGTGCTCGTCCCGCTGCTTCCGTTCTGGCAACCGATCTTCACCTTGCAGCAGCCCTATTGGATCGGCCTGCTGGTGCATCTCTCGTCCGCCCTGCTGTATCCCCTGTTCGCCTGGCTGCGCTGGCCGGCCGGCCAAGCGCCGTCGACCAGCGCCGTGCGCTTCGCGCAGCGCTGGGCAGTGGGCGCTGGCTGCGTGCTGGCTATGTCGGCGACGCTCGGCCTTGCCGACGCGCTCGCGCTTCCCTTGCCTCTCATGAGCGGCAACGCCGACGACGACCAGCAATACATGCGCCACATGACGACGCATCATCAGCAGGGCATCGAACTTGCGCAGCTCGCCGTCGCGAGAGCGCAGGCACCGCATTTGCGCGCCTTGGCGGCTCTGATGGTCGCATCGCAATCGGGAGAGAACCGCATTTTCACGCGCTGGTGGGACGGCTGGTTCACCGAGCCGATGCCGGTTTGCACAAGCGAAGAACGTGTGGCGATGGCGGGATATTTGACGCCGTCGCAGATGGCAGAAGCAACCAAAGCAACGGGTCGCGAATTTGACGCGGTCTTTGTCCGTTTGATGAGCCTGCATCATGCGGGCGCGGTCGAAATGGCGGACGCCGAATGGCATTCGGCCGGCGACCCGCGGCTGCGCCTGATGGCGCACGCCATACGTCACGAGCAGCAGGGCGAGATCGCCCTGATGAACAACGTCGAGGGCATCGACGCGGTGCGCAGGGCGATGCGCAACATGCTTGCGAACAATCTTGAACAAAAAGCGCGAAAACAACCCCATGCACAGTAG
- a CDS encoding DUF72 domain-containing protein gives MARVHIGTSGWHYASWRGPFFPKDLPIKQQLCYYASQFDTTELNGVFYRTPTPDAVNGWREQTGKDFVFAWKASKFITHWKRLSDRSTNSLELLEERRSLLGHKAGPILFQLPPRFEADADRLSSFLKLLSRKPRYSFEFRHPSWYHPDILKILRKANISLCLSDHHDAPAPWKRTADFVYIRGHGPSGRYHGHYGPAVLEEWARRIRSWKRQGCDVYVYFDNDQKSAAPADAARLKELL, from the coding sequence ATGGCACGCGTCCATATCGGTACGTCGGGTTGGCATTATGCGTCTTGGCGAGGGCCTTTCTTTCCCAAGGACCTACCGATCAAGCAGCAGCTTTGTTACTACGCCAGTCAGTTTGATACGACCGAGCTCAACGGTGTGTTTTATCGGACACCGACGCCGGATGCTGTAAACGGCTGGCGCGAACAAACCGGCAAGGATTTTGTCTTCGCGTGGAAGGCTTCCAAGTTCATCACGCATTGGAAGCGGCTATCCGACAGATCAACGAACAGTCTCGAATTGCTGGAAGAACGCCGTTCGCTGTTGGGTCACAAGGCCGGTCCGATCCTGTTCCAGCTTCCGCCGCGATTCGAGGCAGACGCAGATCGGCTCAGTTCCTTCCTCAAACTGCTGTCGCGCAAACCGCGTTACAGCTTCGAGTTTCGGCATCCTAGCTGGTATCACCCGGACATCTTGAAAATATTGAGAAAGGCGAACATCTCGCTCTGTCTTTCGGATCACCACGATGCACCGGCGCCGTGGAAGCGAACAGCGGATTTCGTCTACATTCGGGGCCACGGACCAAGCGGCCGCTATCACGGTCATTACGGGCCGGCGGTGCTTGAAGAATGGGCCAGACGCATCAGGTCCTGGAAGCGGCAGGGCTGCGACGTCTACGTTTATTTCGACAACGACCAGAAGAGCGCGGCTCCGGCTGATGCCGCGCGGCTGAAGGAACTGCTCTAG